CGGGCATGGTAAATCTATCAGCCTGTTTGTACGGGCTTATGTGCGTATTTGTCAGAAAAAGCTCTCCATTTCTTACCATGGCATAGCTGTCCTTCAGATTAGCCATGCCGAGCCTTAAGGACTTTACCTCTGTCCCGACCAATACAATCCCAGCCTCAAAGGTTTCATCTATAAAATAGTCATGATAGGCTTTTTTGTTCTGACATACAACTTTTATATCCTCAGCCATCAGATAACTCTGACCACAACAGGTCTAAAGCCTTCTTTTTTTTCAAGCCTTTTACCGTACATTCTTATGCCGAAGAAGGTTATAACAAGAAAGAATGCGCCAAGTATCCCTGAGAGCAAATCAGGGTTTAAAGTTAAGGCAAATTGCCTGACAAATATCTGCCCCAGGGCTACACCGGTAATCAAACCGGCGATAGGGCCGAGATAAAGCAAGAGGCTTGCCT
This region of Deltaproteobacteria bacterium genomic DNA includes:
- the smpB gene encoding SsrA-binding protein SmpB produces the protein MMAEDIKVVCQNKKAYHDYFIDETFEAGIVLVGTEVKSLRLGMANLKDSYAMVRNGELFLTNTHISPYKQADRFTMPEPDRTRKLLLRREEINKLIGKTKGTGYTLIPTKIYFKNGKAKVEIALAKGKKLFDKRETIKEKTVEREMEKAVKDRR
- a CDS encoding SoxR reducing system RseC family protein encodes the protein MIEEQGVVVDIKEGRAFIKTEKGTSCESCVARETCHGVIGTSEVIIEAENPINAKFGDRVVVMVGTATLLKASLLLYLGPIAGLITGVALGQIFVRQFALTLNPDLLSGILGAFFLVITFFGIRMYGKRLEKKEGFRPVVVRVI